The following is a genomic window from Lysinibacillus sp. G4S2.
TTAATATTATGTCATAATCATTCATCATAATCTGATGTTATTAAATGTAAATCAATAAAAAGTCCCCAGCACCAATATGTCAGACCTCCTTATCACTACCGTACCTCTATGAAAAAAGTAAAAAAAGTCCTCTCAAATTAGAGAGAACTTTTATCAATAAATAATTTATTATGCATTTACAGTTTGTAAAGATTGAGCTACTTTTTTAACTAACTCTAGGCCATTTGCAATAATCTCTTGAGCTTTATCTGGTGAAGCATTATGACCTTCAATGATAACTTCATCGATAATTTCCATACCGAATATGCCACCAACAACGTTTTTAATGTAATTAACTGACATTTCCATCGGCTGAGCTTCTGGTAATGAATAGTAACCACCACGAGCATTTAAAATGATAGCCTTTTTGTCAGTCATTAAGCTAACTAATTGACCGTTTTCACCATATTTAAATGTATAACCAGCTTGGAATACATAGTCAATGAAAGTTTGTAATGTCGCTGGGATTGTTAAATTCCAAAGTGGGAAAGCAAATACGACTACGT
Proteins encoded in this region:
- a CDS encoding FMN-dependent NADH-azoreductase, which codes for MNVLVVKANNRPDGISTKMYDTFMENVQGVNVTTFDVFAEDMPYFGQDLFNAFGKVQNGEELTDIESRLLAAKQKAMDALTAADVVVFAFPLWNLTIPATLQTFIDYVFQAGYTFKYGENGQLVSLMTDKKAIILNARGGYYSLPEAQPMEMSVNYIKNVVGGIFGMEIIDEVIIEGHNASPDKAQEIIANGLELVKKVAQSLQTVNA